A portion of the Manihot esculenta cultivar AM560-2 chromosome 2, M.esculenta_v8, whole genome shotgun sequence genome contains these proteins:
- the LOC122723086 gene encoding putative pectinesterase 63, with translation MPTLAFGGTARKYGTHYSGTVTVDSDYFMGVNIIFQVFTVNILFKNTAPKPQSNKPGGQAVALRINGDKAAFYNCKFLGFQGTLCDDRGHHFYRNCYIEGTVDFIFGRGRSLYLESHLNVVDNKDLTFITAQGKEEKSENFGYSFVQCKITGSGSGSFLGRAWRKIPQVIFSYTEMGAVVNPLGWSDNRQPDRDSTVFFAEYKNSGPGLNHKGRVKFTKQLKDAQAKNFLSLGYIQDSKWLLPPPK, from the exons ATGCCCACCTTGGCATTTGGTGGCACCGCTCGTAAATATGGAACTCATTATAGTGGTACTGTAACTGTAGATTCTGATTATTTCATGGgggttaatattatttttcaggTATTTACCGTTAATATCCTTTTTAAG AATACTGCACCAAAACCCCAATCGAACAAGCCGGGAGGTCAGGCAGTTGCATTAAGAATTAATGGTGACAAGGCAGCTTTCTATAACTGCAAATTTCTTGGATTTCAAGGCACATTATGTGATGATAGAGGACACCACTTTTATAGAAATTGTTACATTGAAGGCACTGTTGATTTTATTTTCGGAAGAGGAAGATCACTTTATTTg GAATCGCATCTAAATGTAGTAGATAATAAGGATTTGACATTCATCACAGCACAAGGAAAGGAGGAAAAATCAGAAAATTTTGGTTACTCATTCGTACAATGCAAAATAACTGGAAGTGGATCAGGATCATTTCTGGGACGAGCATGGAGGAAGATTCCACAGGTGATCTTCTCTTATACTGAAATGGGTGCTGTTGTTAATCCTCTTGGATGGTCAGACAATAGGCAACCTGATAGGGACAG CACGGTTTTCTTTGCAGAATATAAGAATTCAGGACCTGGATTGAATCATAAAGGACGTGTTAAATTCACCAAGCAGCTAAAGGATGCCCAAGCCAAAAACTTTCTCTCTCTTGGCTACATTCAGGATTCTAAATGGTTGCTTCCACCTccaaagtaa